Proteins from a single region of Tachysurus vachellii isolate PV-2020 chromosome 15, HZAU_Pvac_v1, whole genome shotgun sequence:
- the LOC132858597 gene encoding trichohyalin-like, producing MDPGTQPRQNEGGRQQQVMEVLLKKRNGMEKHFQADRQVGAGAGGKKEKMMTEKERSELHRRENEAREAQTREEMEALLKERDEMRRRFQADKDSLMLQLEEERRNTEKEIERFDKRQKITEGCWRKHCEVVEQIILEEVTELEKMTKELNDLKEIVEELKQKARTMDPEMMRVGWLLKLCKRKTVLGERDGVLS from the exons GCACCCAGCCTAGGCAGAATGAGGGTGGACGGCAGCAGCAAG TGATGGAGGTTCTTTTGAAGAAAAGGAATGGAATGGAGAAACACTTCCAGGCTGATAGACAGGTTGGTGCTGGAGCTGGAGgaaagaaggagaagatgatgacggagaaagagagatcggAGCTCCATCGGAGAGAGAACGAGGCAAGAGAAGCTCAGACCAGGGAAGAGATGGAGGCTCTGCTGAAGGAAAGGGACGAAATGAGAAGAAGATTTCAGGCTGATAAAGACAGCTTGATGCTCCAGttagaggaagagagaaggaaCACGGAGAAGGAGATAGAGCGGTTTGACAAAAGACAGAAGATAACTGAAGGCTGCTGGAGGAAACACTGTGAGGTAGTAGAGCAAATAATTCTTGAAGAAGTAACAGAGCTggagaaaatgacaaaagagCTGAATGACCTGAAAGAAATTGTGGAAGAACTTAAGCAGAAAGCCAGAACTATGGATCCTGAGATGATGAGGGTTGGCTGGTTGCTGAAGCTCTGCAAGAGGAAGACGGTACTtggagaaagagatggagtTCTCAGCTGA